One Candidatus Acidiferrales bacterium genomic window, CGTTTCCCGTGGCGATTTCGATGCGCGTATTCGTCCTGGTGATGGGAGTAATCGAGTTCTTCGGGACGCTGGGGGCCGGGGGAGACAACGTCAGCCACGTCTGTCATCTGGGCGGGATGCTGGTCGGCTATTTGTATCTGCGGCGCGGATCGTATCTTTATTCCTACCGGAATCGCGTTTCGGACTGGAAGCGACGGCGATTGCAGCGCAAGTTCGAAGTGTACCAGCGACGGCATCGCGATGAGCCGCCACGCCCGCCCGATACCTGGGTGAATTAAACCGGAGCGGGAAGATTTCCGGGAATTACCTCGCAGCAGGACGAATTATTTCTCGGCCACGAAATCATCCACGACGCGGTAGAGAAATTCAATTCCCTTGTCAAATGAATCCAAAGAAATGCGCTCGTTATCGCCATGCATGCGCATGGCGTCTGCTTCCGTGAGCGGAAATGGCAGCAGGCCATAGGCCTGCACGTTGCGCAGACGCAGAAAAGCGGAGTCCGACGCGGAGGCGGACATCATGGGCACGACGGGCGCATCAGGGAACTCTTCCTGCGTCGCTTTCTGGATGGTGTTGAATAATTCGCTCGCGAGCGAAGACGAAGGAGCCGCTTCGCCAACGGAAGTGTCCGCATGAAATTGGATTTGTGGATCCTTCACTACGCTTTCCAGTTTCAGCAGCACGGCGTCAATCGAGTTTCCCGGCAACAAACGCACATTCAGCGTCGCTTGCGCTTCGGAAGGAACGACGTTCGAGCGGATGCCGGCCTGGAGCATCGTCGGTGCGATCGTATCGCGCATCATGGCGTTCCACAATGGATTGGCAGCGGCAATTTTTTCTTCCGCAAGGTCGGCACGCACCGAAGAATCAAGAGCGCGCATCCATTTGGCAATATCCGGATCGGCGACTTGAGAAAGTTGCTCGAAATACGCTTCGGTTACCGGAGTCAATTGAAATGGTGTCTGGTAGGCGCTGATTTTCTCGATGGATTGGGAAAGACGCATGATGGCGTTGTCCGGCAGCGGAATAGAAGCGTGACCGGAGGTCCCCGTCGCTGTCACCGTGACGTTCACGGGAACCTTTTCCGCAGCCTGCACACCGACGTATTGCACTTTGCCATCCTTCATGACGACGCTGCCCCCTTCGTTCAATGAAAAGCCGGCAGCGATTTTTTCCCAGTAATTATCGACCGCAAATTTCATTCCCGCTGAGCTGTCCGCTTCTTCGTCGCCTTCGGCAAGGAGAATTACGTCGCGGCTCAAGGGCACGTTCGCACGCTTCAGCGCCACGAGCACGGCGAGGTTAGCGATGGTCATGCCTTTGTCGTCGATCGCGCCGCGGCCGTATAGATAGCCGTTTTGGATTACGGCGCCGAAGGGATCGACCTGCCACTTCGATTTGTCCACGCCGACGACGTCAAGGTGGCCGAGCAGAAGCAGCGCGCGCGAAGGATTGGGCACAGCGCTGGCCGAAAGCCGGGCAATCAAGATTCCGCGCCCAGGCGTGCTCTGGTAAACATCTGCTGGAATTCCTTCTTTTTGCAAAATGTCCGCGAGATACTTGGCGGCGACGAGCTCATTTCCGGGCGGATTGGTCGTATTGATGCGAATAAGGCCCTGGAGCCATCCGAGCGCGTCTACGTCCAATTTGCCGAGATCGATCCCTGGCATTTGCGCTTGGAATGATGCCAGCGTGGATTGCTTGAGATGCTGCGCGCACGCGGAATTGGCGCATGTGGTGTAGAAGATCGATATCAGCGCAAAAAACAGCCCTATCCTGCTTCGCATCAAGCCACCTTAGAGAATGATTTAAATTTCCTGCAGAGAGTGCAACGTTCATACTATCATGCACGTTGCCGCGGAACGGGCGCGGCTGTGGACGATGTAGCGAAAGAATCGACCATCCCAGCGGCGTATCCTGCCATCCAAATGTATTCGGAGGTACCAGAACAATGCGACGAAAATCCGTGATTCGCGCAGGCCTTGTGATGTTCTTTGCAGCAGCATGTCTCTCGCCGCGCAACGCAATCGCCCAACAACAGGGCCCCATCAAACCTCCAAAGCAGCAGGGGCAACAGCCGCCGCCCGCGCAGCAGCATCCGCAGCCACAATTTTCGCTGACGGTTCAATCGCAGTTGGTGCAGGTGAATACGGTGGTCACGGATCAGGACGGAAATATCATCACGGGCCTCAAGCAACAGAACTTTCGCATCTTTGATGGCAATCAGCCGGAACCGATCACGAATTTCGAGCCGAATACCGCGCCGATCACCATCGTACTACTGATTGAATTCAGCAATCGCTATCAGGGATTTTTCGGCTTAGTCGCAAAGTATCTGTCCTATGGATTCGTGGATCATCTTGGTCCACAGGACTGGGCTGCGCTGGTTACTTTCGATTTGAAGACTCACGTGGTGGTTGATTTTACGCACAGCAAGATGGAGATCGATAACGCTATCAATAACCTTTTCGTGCCGGGATTCAGCGAGGCAAGTACGTTCGACGCGTTGATCGACACGATCAATCGTTTGAAGGATGTCTCCGGAAAGAAGGCGATTCTGCTGGTTGGGACGGGAGCGGACACATTCAGCAAGAATAATCTGGACCAAACGTACAACGCCCTGAAGCAAACAAACGTGACTGTATTTTGCATCGGGTCTGCGGAAATGCAGGAGGTCTACAATCCGGTCCAGCCCATCAGCTATCTGCAGGCAAAAAATGAAATGGATACTTTCGGAAAACTCACCGGAGGTATGGCTTGGTTCCCTCGATTCGAAGGAGAAATGCCCGATATCTTCACCAACATCGTGCAATTTCTGCGCAACCAATACTCGATCGGCTATACGCCGCCGGATTCCGCGCACGACGGCAAATTCCACAAGATCAAGGTCGAGGTGGTCGACGATAAAGGACAGCCGCTCATGATTCCGAACCGAAAAGGGAAGCCGAAAAAGGTGGTTGTCTACGCACGCGAAGGTTACATTGCGCCGCCGCCAACTCCCGCCGACTAGTTCCTCACTGGTGGTTGTGCGCGACTGAAATCAATACCCGCGCGAGAGATCTACGCGATTCCGCAGTTCCTGCCCCGTGAACCACCGCACGAGATTATCCATCAGCAACTTCGTTTGTCTTTCCCACATTTGCTCGCTCGCGGCGCTGACGTGCGGCGTGATGAAAACATTATCGAGCTTCCACAGCGGGCTTTCTGGCGGCAGC contains:
- a CDS encoding M20/M25/M40 family metallo-hydrolase, whose protein sequence is MRSRIGLFFALISIFYTTCANSACAQHLKQSTLASFQAQMPGIDLGKLDVDALGWLQGLIRINTTNPPGNELVAAKYLADILQKEGIPADVYQSTPGRGILIARLSASAVPNPSRALLLLGHLDVVGVDKSKWQVDPFGAVIQNGYLYGRGAIDDKGMTIANLAVLVALKRANVPLSRDVILLAEGDEEADSSAGMKFAVDNYWEKIAAGFSLNEGGSVVMKDGKVQYVGVQAAEKVPVNVTVTATGTSGHASIPLPDNAIMRLSQSIEKISAYQTPFQLTPVTEAYFEQLSQVADPDIAKWMRALDSSVRADLAEEKIAAANPLWNAMMRDTIAPTMLQAGIRSNVVPSEAQATLNVRLLPGNSIDAVLLKLESVVKDPQIQFHADTSVGEAAPSSSLASELFNTIQKATQEEFPDAPVVPMMSASASDSAFLRLRNVQAYGLLPFPLTEADAMRMHGDNERISLDSFDKGIEFLYRVVDDFVAEK
- a CDS encoding VWA domain-containing protein, with the translated sequence MRRKSVIRAGLVMFFAAACLSPRNAIAQQQGPIKPPKQQGQQPPPAQQHPQPQFSLTVQSQLVQVNTVVTDQDGNIITGLKQQNFRIFDGNQPEPITNFEPNTAPITIVLLIEFSNRYQGFFGLVAKYLSYGFVDHLGPQDWAALVTFDLKTHVVVDFTHSKMEIDNAINNLFVPGFSEASTFDALIDTINRLKDVSGKKAILLVGTGADTFSKNNLDQTYNALKQTNVTVFCIGSAEMQEVYNPVQPISYLQAKNEMDTFGKLTGGMAWFPRFEGEMPDIFTNIVQFLRNQYSIGYTPPDSAHDGKFHKIKVEVVDDKGQPLMIPNRKGKPKKVVVYAREGYIAPPPTPAD